In Egicoccus sp. AB-alg2, one genomic interval encodes:
- a CDS encoding pyridoxal-phosphate dependent enzyme yields the protein MSTATDALPVVFEDVRRAAERLAGVAHRTPVLTSRTLDAATGATVFCKAEHLQRIGAFKFRGAYNALAALDPHERARGVVAFSSGNHAQAVALAARLLAVPATIVMPLDAPPVKVAATRDYGAEVVTYDRYTEDRRAIGEAIATERGATVVPPYDHPDVIAGQGTAALELLEDVPDLDALVVPIGGGGLLAGSAVSMRAVRPEATVLGVEPAGRRAARDAMQRGEVVQVPVGRTLLDGQQTPEVGVRNLALLRAHVDRVEGVDDDEALAAMRLLATRMKQVVEPSGASALGALLAGRFPDLRGARVGVLLSGGNVTPEVLARALA from the coding sequence GTGAGCACGGCCACCGACGCCCTGCCCGTCGTGTTCGAGGACGTGCGGCGGGCGGCCGAGCGGCTGGCCGGCGTGGCCCACCGGACGCCGGTGCTGACCTCTCGGACGCTGGACGCGGCCACGGGCGCCACGGTGTTCTGCAAGGCCGAGCACCTACAGCGCATCGGCGCGTTCAAGTTCCGCGGCGCGTACAACGCGCTCGCCGCCCTCGACCCGCACGAGCGCGCCCGCGGCGTGGTCGCGTTCTCGTCGGGCAACCACGCCCAGGCGGTGGCGCTGGCCGCCCGCCTGCTGGCGGTGCCGGCCACGATCGTCATGCCGCTGGACGCCCCGCCCGTCAAGGTGGCCGCCACTCGCGACTACGGCGCCGAGGTCGTCACCTACGACCGCTACACCGAGGACCGGCGCGCCATCGGCGAGGCCATCGCCACCGAACGCGGCGCCACCGTCGTCCCGCCCTACGACCATCCCGACGTCATCGCCGGGCAGGGCACGGCCGCCCTCGAACTGCTGGAGGACGTGCCCGACCTCGACGCGCTGGTCGTGCCGATCGGTGGTGGTGGGCTACTCGCCGGCAGCGCCGTGTCCATGCGCGCCGTGCGGCCCGAGGCGACGGTGCTCGGCGTGGAACCTGCGGGCCGTCGCGCCGCCCGGGACGCCATGCAGCGCGGCGAGGTCGTCCAGGTCCCCGTCGGGCGCACCCTCCTCGACGGCCAGCAGACCCCCGAGGTCGGCGTCCGCAACCTCGCGCTCCTCCGCGCGCACGTCGACCGGGTCGAGGGGGTCGACGACGACGAGGCGCTCGCGGCCATGCGGCTGCTGGCCACCCGCATGAAGCAGGTCGTCGAGCCGTCCGGCGCCAGCGCCCTGGGCGCCCTGCTGGCCGGACGCTTCCCGGACCTGCGGGGCGCGCGGGTCGGGGTGCTGCTGTCCGGAGGCAACGTCACCCCCGAGGTGCTGGCCCGCGCCCTGGCCTGA
- a CDS encoding DUF1990 family protein yields the protein MRLTTPRRRQGWLRRLGSATFNYPDVGATGGRLPDGYRHLHRDVRVGRGRAAFERAGEGLLTWDLHRRTGLHVDTVGPRVVPGQDVLLTLGPAGYGVTVPCRVIAVTDESDRRGFVYGSLPGHVEAGEAGFEVRHEVDGDVRFRLVAFARPDTLALRLAGPVGDALLSLVGDGYVAACRRLALGVVPPRRG from the coding sequence GTGCGTCTCACGACCCCGCGCCGACGTCAGGGCTGGCTGCGGCGGCTGGGATCGGCGACGTTCAACTACCCGGACGTGGGCGCGACCGGCGGACGCCTGCCGGACGGCTACCGCCACCTGCATCGTGACGTGCGGGTTGGGCGTGGACGGGCCGCGTTCGAACGTGCCGGCGAAGGGCTGCTGACCTGGGACCTGCACCGTCGGACCGGCCTGCACGTCGACACTGTCGGTCCGCGGGTCGTGCCGGGGCAGGACGTGCTGCTGACGCTCGGGCCGGCCGGGTACGGCGTCACGGTGCCGTGCCGGGTCATCGCCGTCACCGACGAGTCCGACCGCCGCGGCTTCGTCTACGGCAGCCTGCCGGGACACGTGGAGGCGGGCGAGGCCGGCTTCGAGGTGCGCCACGAGGTGGACGGCGACGTCCGCTTCCGGCTGGTGGCGTTCGCCCGCCCCGACACCCTCGCCCTGCGGCTGGCCGGCCCAGTCGGTGATGCCCTGTTGTCGCTGGTCGGCGACGGCTACGTGGCCGCCTGCCGACGGCTGGCCCTGGGCGTCGTCCCGCCCCGACGGGGCTAG
- the aceE gene encoding pyruvate dehydrogenase (acetyl-transferring), homodimeric type, with the protein MREQQQFASSPIITDGLPAQYPDIDETETTEWLESFDAVVEASGKARGRFLLLKILERARQRNIGVPSLTTTDYLNTIPPEREPRFPGDEAIERRIRHHIRWNAAVMVHRTNVERGTGGHIGSYASAASLYEVGFNHFFRGKDAPGGGDQVFFQGHASPGIYARAYLEGRMDESRLDRFRQEVEPGGLSSYPHPRLMPDFWEFPTVSMGLGPLNAIYQARFNRYLHDRGFKDTSDQRVWFFGGDGETAEPETLGALAVASREGLDNLTFVINCNLQQLDGPVRGNGKIIQELEGVFRGAGWNVIKVVWGRDWDELLARDVDGVLVNRMNEVPDGQFQTYTAKPGDFIREDFFGKDARLRKLVEHLSDDQLTKLSRGGHDYRKVYAAFKAATETNGAPTVILAQTIKGWTLGPDFEARNAVHQMKKLSSDALKSFRDRLGLDVSDEELEGDLPPYSHPGEDSEEVQYLKERRQALGGFVPERRVAFQVPELPSSDLYGSLKKGSGKQEVATTMALVRLFKDLLRDKQWGKRIVPIIPDEARTFGMDSWFPTAKIYDRLGQTYEPVDRDLLLTYKQAKDGQIIHEGITEAGSVGTFHAAGSSYATHGEPMIPLYIFYSMFGFQRTADSIWSAADQRSRGFLIGATAGGTTLNGEGLQHQDRHSLLMAQSNPAVEAYDPSFAYEIAVLVEDGLRRMYSAEAHGGDGTPGEDVIYYLTVYNEPVVQPAMPDHVDDQQIIDGLYRFKAGEKGEHTAHVFASGTIMHEALKAQDLLAEDWDVRTDVWSAPGWNRLLRDGAAVESWNRTNPEAEPRVPLVTRILEETEGPYVAVSDWMRATPFQIADWIPGPFAALGTDGFGRSDTRDALRKFHRVDAHSIAYCVLAELVKVGKLDAAVLTKAIEQYELSFDRVPFFGQPGESDDITR; encoded by the coding sequence ATGCGAGAGCAACAGCAGTTCGCCTCCAGCCCGATCATCACCGACGGCCTGCCGGCCCAGTACCCCGACATCGACGAGACCGAGACGACGGAGTGGCTCGAGTCCTTCGACGCCGTCGTGGAGGCCTCCGGCAAGGCCCGGGGCCGCTTCCTGCTGCTGAAGATCCTCGAGCGGGCCCGGCAGCGCAACATAGGCGTCCCGTCGCTCACGACGACCGACTACCTCAACACCATCCCGCCGGAGCGCGAGCCGCGGTTCCCCGGCGACGAGGCCATCGAGCGGCGCATCCGCCACCACATCCGCTGGAACGCGGCCGTGATGGTGCACCGCACCAACGTGGAGCGCGGCACCGGCGGGCACATCGGCTCGTACGCGTCGGCGGCGTCGCTCTACGAGGTCGGGTTCAACCACTTCTTCCGTGGCAAGGACGCCCCGGGCGGTGGCGACCAGGTCTTCTTCCAGGGGCACGCCTCGCCCGGGATCTATGCGCGTGCCTACCTCGAGGGGCGCATGGACGAGTCGCGCCTCGACCGCTTCCGGCAGGAGGTCGAGCCGGGCGGGCTGTCGAGCTATCCCCACCCGCGGCTGATGCCGGACTTCTGGGAGTTCCCGACCGTCTCGATGGGGCTCGGCCCCCTGAACGCGATCTACCAGGCCCGCTTCAACCGCTACCTGCACGACCGGGGGTTCAAGGACACCTCCGACCAGCGCGTGTGGTTCTTCGGTGGCGACGGCGAGACCGCCGAGCCCGAGACCCTGGGCGCCCTGGCGGTCGCCAGCCGTGAGGGCCTGGACAACCTCACGTTCGTCATCAACTGCAACCTGCAGCAGCTCGACGGGCCGGTGCGCGGCAACGGCAAGATCATCCAGGAGCTCGAAGGCGTCTTCCGCGGCGCCGGCTGGAACGTCATCAAGGTCGTGTGGGGCCGCGACTGGGACGAACTGCTCGCCCGCGACGTCGACGGCGTGCTCGTCAACCGGATGAACGAGGTCCCGGACGGGCAGTTCCAGACCTACACCGCCAAGCCCGGCGACTTCATCCGCGAGGACTTCTTCGGCAAGGACGCCCGGCTGCGCAAGCTCGTCGAGCACCTCTCCGACGACCAGCTGACCAAGCTCTCGCGGGGCGGGCACGACTACCGCAAGGTGTACGCCGCCTTCAAGGCCGCGACGGAGACCAACGGCGCCCCGACCGTCATCCTGGCCCAGACCATCAAGGGCTGGACGCTCGGGCCGGACTTCGAGGCCCGCAACGCCGTGCACCAGATGAAGAAGCTGTCGTCGGACGCGCTGAAGTCGTTCCGCGACCGGCTCGGCCTCGACGTCTCCGACGAGGAACTCGAGGGCGACCTGCCCCCGTACTCGCACCCCGGCGAGGACTCCGAGGAGGTGCAGTACCTCAAGGAGCGGCGCCAGGCGCTCGGCGGGTTCGTGCCGGAGCGGCGGGTCGCCTTCCAGGTGCCCGAGCTGCCGTCGTCGGACCTCTACGGCTCGCTGAAGAAGGGCTCGGGCAAGCAGGAGGTCGCCACCACGATGGCGCTCGTGCGCCTGTTCAAGGACCTGCTGCGCGACAAGCAGTGGGGCAAGCGCATCGTGCCGATCATCCCGGACGAGGCGCGCACCTTCGGCATGGACTCGTGGTTCCCGACCGCCAAGATCTACGACCGGCTCGGCCAGACCTACGAGCCGGTCGACCGGGACCTGCTGCTGACCTACAAGCAGGCCAAGGACGGCCAGATCATCCACGAGGGGATCACCGAGGCCGGTTCGGTCGGCACCTTCCACGCCGCCGGGAGCAGCTACGCCACCCACGGCGAGCCGATGATCCCGCTGTACATCTTCTACTCGATGTTCGGCTTCCAGCGCACTGCGGACTCGATCTGGTCGGCGGCCGACCAGCGTTCGCGCGGGTTCCTGATCGGGGCGACCGCCGGCGGCACCACCCTCAACGGCGAGGGCCTGCAGCACCAGGACCGCCACTCGTTGCTGATGGCGCAGTCCAACCCGGCGGTGGAGGCCTACGACCCCTCGTTCGCCTACGAGATCGCGGTGCTGGTCGAGGACGGCCTGCGGCGGATGTACTCGGCCGAGGCGCACGGTGGCGACGGCACGCCGGGCGAGGACGTCATCTACTACCTGACCGTCTACAACGAGCCGGTCGTCCAGCCCGCCATGCCCGACCACGTCGACGACCAGCAGATCATCGACGGGCTGTACCGCTTCAAGGCCGGCGAGAAGGGCGAGCACACCGCCCACGTCTTCGCCTCCGGCACGATCATGCACGAGGCGCTGAAGGCGCAGGACCTGCTCGCCGAGGACTGGGACGTGCGCACCGACGTGTGGTCGGCGCCGGGCTGGAACCGGCTGCTTCGCGACGGCGCCGCGGTCGAGTCCTGGAACCGCACCAACCCCGAGGCCGAGCCGCGCGTGCCGCTGGTCACCCGCATCCTCGAGGAGACCGAGGGTCCCTACGTCGCGGTCTCGGACTGGATGCGCGCCACGCCGTTCCAGATCGCGGACTGGATCCCGGGTCCTTTCGCCGCACTGGGCACCGACGGGTTCGGACGCTCCGACACCCGCGACGCCCTGCGCAAGTTCCACCGCGTGGACGCCCACTCGATCGCCTACTGCGTGCTGGCGGAGCTGGTGAAGGTGGGCAAGCTGGACGCGGCGGTGCTGACCAAGGCGATCGAGCAGTACGAGCTGTCCTTCGACCGGGTCCCGTTCTTCGGTCAGCCGGGCGAGTCGGACGACATCACCCGCTAG
- a CDS encoding sulfotransferase: MPGVTGTVRIRSPGVEGGVVGMSERDRIAALERQNARLQRKLDALRSSTALRVGETIVGTAQRVLPTSVVDRIRARRPGGADPAAGPAGAAVPAGTAGAPEPSTAAVPAARGVAELPTFEVTERPSFPAPGEQAVSRRRPQITPTDHGDVGAVPDGPIFVGGTGRSGTWVIGRLLHAHPAWVTIHTELRYQADGPGIVDVLAGRETPEAFAERVSATFLDVIGPSGKPKGLQVVAGGGEVRRALQRFVQRAESDVADALGQLLLEVVEPFVRGREGLGWSETTPGNVRVADALLTVLPKAKLIHTIRDGRDVAASVAKMPWGPNSIERALDWWAGRVWAGHLGTVGADQSRLLRVRLEELVHLDRDRQLERLVSFTGFEDDKPMRAYFEKHINATRGNVGRWRNQVDAAERDRVDRRYRDLLGRLEAAGVTHLPTPPDAVDELAAPQGVPTA, from the coding sequence ATGCCGGGGGTCACCGGCACGGTGCGCATCCGATCTCCCGGCGTGGAAGGTGGCGTGGTGGGCATGTCGGAGCGAGACCGGATCGCGGCGCTCGAGCGCCAGAACGCGCGCCTGCAGCGCAAGCTCGATGCCCTGCGATCCAGCACGGCACTGCGGGTCGGCGAGACGATCGTCGGCACGGCGCAGCGTGTGCTGCCGACCTCGGTGGTGGACCGCATCCGGGCGCGCCGTCCAGGTGGCGCGGATCCCGCCGCGGGCCCCGCGGGCGCCGCGGTGCCGGCCGGCACGGCGGGCGCACCGGAGCCTTCCACCGCAGCGGTGCCGGCTGCCCGTGGCGTCGCCGAGCTGCCCACCTTCGAGGTGACCGAGCGACCGAGTTTCCCGGCCCCGGGCGAGCAGGCGGTCAGCCGCCGGCGCCCACAGATCACCCCCACCGACCACGGCGACGTCGGCGCCGTGCCGGACGGGCCCATCTTCGTCGGGGGGACCGGGCGGAGCGGCACGTGGGTCATCGGCCGGCTGCTCCACGCCCACCCGGCCTGGGTGACGATCCACACCGAGCTGCGCTACCAGGCGGACGGGCCCGGGATCGTCGACGTCCTCGCCGGCCGGGAGACCCCGGAGGCGTTCGCGGAGCGGGTGAGCGCGACGTTCCTCGACGTCATCGGGCCGTCCGGCAAGCCGAAGGGGCTGCAGGTCGTCGCGGGCGGCGGCGAGGTACGGCGTGCGCTGCAGCGGTTCGTGCAGCGGGCGGAGTCGGACGTCGCCGACGCGCTCGGGCAACTGCTGCTCGAGGTCGTGGAGCCGTTCGTGCGCGGCCGTGAGGGCCTGGGCTGGTCGGAGACCACGCCCGGCAACGTCCGGGTCGCGGATGCGCTGCTGACGGTGCTGCCGAAGGCGAAGCTGATCCACACGATCCGCGATGGCCGCGACGTGGCGGCCTCTGTGGCCAAGATGCCGTGGGGGCCGAACTCGATCGAGCGGGCCCTCGACTGGTGGGCCGGCCGGGTCTGGGCCGGGCACCTCGGCACCGTGGGCGCCGACCAGTCGCGCCTGCTGCGGGTGCGGCTGGAGGAGCTCGTCCACCTCGACCGCGACCGGCAGCTCGAGCGGCTGGTGTCCTTCACCGGCTTCGAGGACGACAAGCCGATGCGGGCCTACTTCGAGAAGCACATCAACGCGACCCGCGGCAACGTCGGCCGGTGGCGCAACCAGGTCGACGCCGCCGAGCGCGACCGGGTCGACCGCCGCTACCGCGACCTGCTGGGTCGTCTCGAGGCGGCCGGGGTCACCCACCTGCCGACCCCGCCGGACGCGGTCGACGAGCTGGCCGCCCCGCAGGGTGTCCCCACGGCCTGA
- a CDS encoding OsmC family peroxiredoxin: MATTRTSNAEWRGDLKSGGGELSLGSGRYTGPYTFVSRFESGEGGTNPEELLAAAHAACFSMALSNMLAQDGTPPDSVRTDAVVTLDTVDGKPAITKVELTTVGKVPGLDADGFRAKAEAAKDGCPVSKLFAGGSAEITVDAQFEG; the protein is encoded by the coding sequence ATGGCGACGACCCGTACCTCGAACGCCGAATGGCGCGGCGACCTGAAGAGCGGCGGCGGTGAGCTGTCCCTGGGCAGCGGCCGCTACACGGGGCCCTACACGTTCGTGTCCCGCTTCGAGTCGGGTGAGGGTGGCACCAACCCCGAGGAACTGCTCGCCGCCGCACACGCGGCCTGCTTCTCCATGGCGCTGTCCAACATGCTGGCGCAGGACGGCACGCCCCCGGACTCGGTCCGCACCGACGCCGTCGTGACGCTGGACACCGTCGACGGCAAGCCCGCGATCACGAAGGTGGAGCTGACCACCGTCGGCAAGGTCCCGGGCCTGGACGCGGACGGCTTCCGTGCCAAGGCCGAGGCCGCCAAGGACGGCTGCCCCGTCAGCAAGCTGTTCGCGGGCGGCTCGGCGGAGATCACCGTCGACGCCCAGTTCGAGGGATAG
- a CDS encoding LVIVD repeat-containing protein, which yields MTRRRRWANAVLVPALVLTLGATPAQDGLPMPPGDAHGVDYWGTVELSGLTSMNVVQYGNRDVLFAVGRFGLRSYDISNPKAPQELGRLESDALKLPGDVAGTFWQSESTNFDQKRKLAFLSRDPRAFNQPQNQGIAGVYIIDIRDPAAPALITFHEVPAGHTTTCINDCQYLWSGGPAPRVDQPADWIGRPIFVTDVRNPKKPFTHPDPIDTGRWRGRTDYSHDVQVDNEGIAWVSGRGGVRGYRTEGRHWDPVQERYRVATAWDPIPYGGGEMEAPYTMLGAIHNSERPVDGPPGQRNGVGVRDSERPFRPGANDGADLSLGYEAGELIYVTDEAFLPCADAGKFWIASIKGSTDGQAWRSTDENPYQLETVGVWSPYQKEGSTDAGTCSAHYFKMKDGIVAGAWYSQGFRFLDVTDPTDPIQVAYFRPDGGSGFVPVWHGDVIYAGDSSLGIHVLTLDADAATASAARAEVLAPKMNARQAALAREWAASMRPDPAYGWSCPIPAA from the coding sequence ATGACAAGACGCAGGAGGTGGGCCAACGCGGTGCTCGTGCCCGCGCTGGTGCTCACGTTGGGGGCGACACCCGCCCAGGACGGACTGCCGATGCCGCCCGGCGACGCCCACGGCGTCGACTACTGGGGGACGGTGGAGCTGTCGGGCCTGACCTCGATGAACGTGGTGCAGTACGGCAACCGGGACGTGCTGTTCGCCGTCGGCCGCTTCGGGCTGCGCTCGTACGACATCAGCAACCCGAAGGCGCCGCAGGAACTCGGCCGGCTCGAGTCCGACGCCCTGAAGTTGCCCGGCGACGTGGCGGGGACCTTCTGGCAGAGCGAGTCGACCAACTTCGACCAGAAGCGCAAGCTCGCATTCCTGTCTCGTGACCCGCGCGCGTTCAACCAGCCGCAGAACCAGGGCATCGCGGGCGTGTACATCATCGACATCAGGGATCCGGCGGCGCCCGCGCTGATCACCTTCCACGAGGTCCCGGCGGGCCACACGACCACGTGCATCAACGACTGCCAGTACCTGTGGAGCGGTGGGCCGGCGCCTCGCGTCGACCAGCCCGCCGACTGGATCGGTCGTCCGATCTTCGTGACCGACGTCCGCAACCCGAAGAAGCCGTTCACTCATCCCGACCCGATCGACACCGGGCGCTGGCGGGGACGGACCGACTACAGCCACGACGTGCAGGTCGACAACGAGGGCATCGCCTGGGTGTCGGGCCGCGGCGGCGTGCGTGGCTACCGCACCGAGGGCCGCCACTGGGACCCGGTCCAGGAGCGCTACCGCGTGGCGACCGCCTGGGACCCGATTCCGTACGGCGGTGGCGAGATGGAGGCGCCCTACACAATGTTGGGTGCCATCCACAACAGCGAGCGGCCCGTCGACGGCCCGCCGGGACAGCGCAACGGCGTCGGTGTCCGCGACAGCGAGCGGCCGTTCCGCCCCGGGGCGAACGACGGCGCCGACCTGTCGCTCGGCTACGAGGCGGGCGAACTGATCTACGTGACCGACGAGGCGTTCCTGCCCTGCGCGGACGCCGGCAAGTTCTGGATCGCGTCGATCAAGGGCTCCACGGACGGTCAGGCCTGGCGCTCGACCGACGAGAACCCCTACCAGTTGGAGACGGTGGGTGTCTGGTCGCCATACCAGAAGGAAGGTTCGACCGATGCGGGCACCTGCTCGGCCCACTACTTCAAGATGAAGGACGGCATCGTCGCCGGCGCCTGGTACTCGCAGGGCTTCCGGTTCCTCGACGTGACCGACCCCACCGACCCGATCCAGGTGGCGTACTTCCGTCCCGACGGCGGCAGCGGCTTCGTGCCGGTCTGGCACGGCGACGTGATCTACGCCGGCGACAGCAGCCTTGGTATCCACGTGCTCACGCTGGACGCGGACGCCGCGACGGCGTCGGCCGCACGAGCCGAGGTGCTGGCGCCGAAGATGAACGCGCGTCAGGCGGCGCTGGCCCGCGAGTGGGCGGCCAGCATGCGGCCGGACCCGGCCTACGGCTGGTCCTGTCCGATCCCAGCCGCCTGA
- the larC gene encoding nickel insertion protein, which yields MRIAHLLCDDGITAELWLGALVHAGAEVAALQDVVARAGVAARIVATPVCAREVTAVEVVVDDRGHDSRDRLSTAAAMHGAVDGAKLPPRADERAHDLVDALVHAEAAVHGVPVDDVHLHELGRPRAVARILAGVTALEELDVEDVTTSLVALGGGVIDIAHGRFPVPPPVVLPLLQGFPVRGDDREVELTTPSGAAVLAALARPAPRIPAMLLERYGRGALRAPAGTAAGTAAGGAAGTAAGTAAGGAAGTAAGTAAAGHPVGDRLLTVLVGTPTDQAAGIGQDQP from the coding sequence ATGAGGATCGCCCACCTGCTGTGCGACGACGGCATCACGGCCGAGCTGTGGCTCGGGGCGCTCGTGCACGCCGGCGCGGAGGTGGCGGCGCTCCAGGACGTCGTGGCGCGTGCCGGCGTCGCCGCCCGCATCGTGGCGACCCCCGTCTGTGCCCGCGAGGTCACGGCCGTCGAGGTCGTCGTCGACGACCGCGGGCACGATTCCCGTGACCGGCTCTCCACCGCCGCGGCGATGCACGGTGCCGTCGACGGTGCGAAGCTGCCGCCCCGCGCCGACGAGCGTGCCCACGACCTCGTCGACGCCCTGGTCCATGCCGAGGCCGCCGTGCACGGCGTCCCGGTGGACGACGTGCACCTGCACGAGCTCGGCCGGCCGCGCGCCGTCGCCCGCATCCTCGCCGGCGTGACCGCCCTGGAGGAGCTGGACGTGGAGGACGTCACGACGTCCTTGGTGGCGCTGGGCGGCGGCGTGATCGACATCGCGCACGGCCGCTTCCCGGTGCCGCCACCGGTGGTCCTGCCGCTGCTGCAGGGGTTCCCGGTCCGCGGCGACGACCGCGAGGTGGAACTGACCACGCCGTCCGGAGCGGCCGTGCTGGCCGCCCTGGCCCGGCCGGCCCCGCGGATCCCGGCGATGCTGCTGGAGCGGTACGGCCGCGGGGCGCTGCGGGCGCCGGCCGGCACCGCGGCCGGAACCGCGGCGGGCGGCGCCGCCGGAACGGCGGCCGGGACCGCGGCGGGCGGCGCCGCCGGAACGGCGGCCGGGACGGCGGCAGCCGGTCACCCGGTGGGTGACCGGCTGCTCACCGTGCTCGTCGGGACGCCGACCGATCAGGCGGCTGGGATCGGACAGGACCAGCCGTAG
- the larB gene encoding nickel pincer cofactor biosynthesis protein LarB, which produces MSADLRGLDGPTVRADVARGARTGEPEVVYAAGKTPAQTLTAVRALLEGGVAPVLVTRAEAEHLAVVADAYPQAAVHAEAGMLVLAPLAPLDDRLAGRVVVVTAGTSDLTVATECAVTLEALGERPTVLADVGVAGLHRVLDVRDTLAAADVVVVVAGMEAALGPVVAGLVAAPVVAVPTSVGYGAAQDGMTALHGLLSACTPGIAVVNVDNGLGAALLARRIVRAGDRRHGGWE; this is translated from the coding sequence GTGAGCGCCGACCTGCGTGGCCTGGACGGGCCGACGGTGCGTGCCGACGTCGCACGCGGCGCCCGCACCGGCGAGCCGGAGGTGGTGTACGCGGCCGGCAAGACGCCGGCCCAGACGCTCACGGCGGTGCGGGCGCTGCTCGAAGGCGGCGTCGCGCCGGTGCTGGTGACCCGCGCCGAGGCGGAACACCTCGCGGTCGTGGCCGACGCGTATCCGCAGGCGGCCGTGCACGCCGAGGCAGGGATGCTCGTGCTCGCCCCGCTGGCACCGCTCGACGACCGGCTGGCGGGCCGCGTCGTGGTCGTGACCGCGGGCACCAGCGACCTCACCGTCGCCACGGAATGTGCCGTGACGCTGGAGGCACTGGGGGAACGACCGACCGTGCTGGCCGACGTCGGTGTGGCCGGACTGCACCGCGTGCTGGACGTGCGGGACACGCTCGCGGCGGCCGACGTGGTGGTCGTGGTCGCCGGGATGGAGGCCGCCCTGGGACCGGTCGTCGCCGGGCTGGTGGCCGCCCCGGTGGTGGCGGTGCCGACCAGCGTGGGCTACGGCGCCGCGCAGGACGGCATGACCGCGCTGCACGGGCTGCTGTCGGCCTGTACGCCCGGCATCGCGGTCGTCAACGTCGACAACGGCCTGGGCGCGGCCCTGCTCGCGCGGCGCATCGTCCGTGCCGGGGACCGGCGACACGGCGGGTGGGAATGA
- the larE gene encoding ATP-dependent sacrificial sulfur transferase LarE → MSPAAAREEDPLARLEAVVAELESVAVGLSGGVDSSLLSAVSHRVLGAGAVAVVARSPSLPRRELDAAVALADALGIDVEVVDTDEVADARYAANPRNRCRFCKDHQFAALRAVADRRGLRTIAHGEVVDDLDDHRPGRAAAQAWGVRAPLREAGLDKAAVRDLAHRLALPVWDKPAFACLASRIPTGEAVTPEKLARIERAEQHLFDLGFRAFRVRHHDELARVEVPADELPRAVARRDAIVAGLREAGYVYVTLDLAGLRADAAPPPLPDVRAAGGPRPGLARLPIVGGVS, encoded by the coding sequence ATGAGCCCGGCAGCCGCACGGGAAGAGGACCCTCTCGCCCGGCTGGAGGCCGTCGTCGCCGAGCTGGAGAGCGTCGCCGTCGGCCTGTCCGGCGGCGTCGACTCCAGCCTGCTGTCGGCCGTGTCGCACCGTGTGCTGGGCGCGGGGGCGGTGGCGGTCGTGGCGCGCTCGCCGTCGCTGCCGCGGCGTGAGCTCGACGCGGCGGTGGCGCTGGCGGACGCGCTGGGCATCGACGTCGAGGTGGTCGACACCGACGAGGTCGCCGACGCCCGCTACGCCGCCAACCCGCGCAACCGCTGCCGGTTCTGCAAGGACCACCAGTTCGCGGCCCTGCGGGCGGTGGCGGACCGGCGCGGGCTGCGCACCATCGCCCACGGCGAGGTCGTCGACGACCTCGACGACCACCGGCCCGGCCGCGCCGCCGCCCAGGCCTGGGGCGTGCGGGCGCCGCTGCGCGAGGCCGGCCTCGACAAGGCCGCCGTGCGCGACCTGGCGCACCGTCTCGCACTCCCGGTCTGGGACAAGCCCGCCTTCGCGTGCCTCGCCTCGCGCATCCCCACCGGCGAGGCCGTCACGCCGGAGAAGCTGGCCCGCATCGAACGTGCCGAGCAGCACCTGTTCGACCTGGGCTTCCGCGCCTTCCGCGTGCGCCACCACGACGAGCTCGCCCGCGTCGAGGTGCCCGCCGACGAGCTCCCGCGCGCGGTCGCCCGGCGCGACGCCATCGTCGCCGGGCTGCGCGAGGCCGGCTACGTCTACGTCACGCTCGACCTCGCCGGTCTGCGCGCGGACGCCGCCCCACCACCGCTGCCGGACGTGCGGGCGGCGGGCGGGCCGCGTCCCGGCCTCGCACGGCTGCCGATCGTGGGAGGTGTGTCGTGA